Proteins encoded in a region of the Vitis riparia cultivar Riparia Gloire de Montpellier isolate 1030 chromosome 7, EGFV_Vit.rip_1.0, whole genome shotgun sequence genome:
- the LOC117917454 gene encoding syntaxin-52-like isoform X1: MASSSDSWIKEYYEASKLADDINGMISERISLPTSGSEIQRHASAIRRKITILGTRLDSLQSLLLKLPGKQPITEKEMNRRKDMLSNLRSKVSQMASTLNMSNFANRDSLLGPEIKPDDAMGRTTGLDNQGLVGLQRQIMKGYLGPACRYNGLSPGASAEEPSDFEQADQGRLHLLLHAFIGYWNCDSDCCDFGADKILVIRTVCRLLWNRLLLSLLLKHFLLPLFWLP; this comes from the exons ATGGCATCTTCTTCAGACTCATGGATAAAGGAGTACTATGAAGCATCAAAACTTGCTGATGATATAAATGGCATGATTTCTGAAAGGATTTCACTTCCCACATCAGGATCAGAAATACAGCGTCATGCATCTGCAATACGGAGAAAGATTACAATACTTGGGACTAGGCTCGATAGCTTACAGTCCCTTTTGTTGAAGCTTCCTGGAAAGCAGCCCAT AACAGAGAAAGAAATGAATCGCCGCAAGGACATGCTTTCAAATTTGAGATCAAAAGTGAGCCAAATGGCATCCACATTGAACATGTCAAACTTTGCAAACAGGGATAGCTTACTTGGGCCAGAAATAAAGCCTGACGATGCCATGGGCAGAACAACTGGCTTGGACAACCAAGGACTTGTTGGTCTTCAGCGACAAATTATGAAAG GATACCTTGGACCAGCATGTAGATACAACGGACTCTCGCCTGGGG CGAGTGCAGAAGAACCTAGCGATTTTGAACAAGCGGACCAAGGGCGGTTGCACCTGCTTTTGCATGCTTTTATTGGTTATTGGAATTGTGATTCTGATTGTTGTGATTTTGGTGCTGATAAAATACTTGTGATACGAACTGTTTGTCGTTTGCTTTGGAATCGGCTTTTGTTATCCCTGTTGTTGaaacattttcttcttcctcttttctggCTTCCTTGA
- the LOC117917454 gene encoding syntaxin-51-like isoform X2: MASSSDSWIKEYYEASKLADDINGMISERISLPTSGSEIQRHASAIRRKITILGTRLDSLQSLLLKLPGKQPITEKEMNRRKDMLSNLRSKVSQMASTLNMSNFANRDSLLGPEIKPDDAMGRTTGLDNQGLVGLQRQIMKEQDEGLDNLEETVISTKHIALAVNEELDLHTRLIDTLDQHVDTTDSRLGRVQKNLAILNKRTKGGCTCFCMLLLVIGIVILIVVILVLIKYL, encoded by the exons ATGGCATCTTCTTCAGACTCATGGATAAAGGAGTACTATGAAGCATCAAAACTTGCTGATGATATAAATGGCATGATTTCTGAAAGGATTTCACTTCCCACATCAGGATCAGAAATACAGCGTCATGCATCTGCAATACGGAGAAAGATTACAATACTTGGGACTAGGCTCGATAGCTTACAGTCCCTTTTGTTGAAGCTTCCTGGAAAGCAGCCCAT AACAGAGAAAGAAATGAATCGCCGCAAGGACATGCTTTCAAATTTGAGATCAAAAGTGAGCCAAATGGCATCCACATTGAACATGTCAAACTTTGCAAACAGGGATAGCTTACTTGGGCCAGAAATAAAGCCTGACGATGCCATGGGCAGAACAACTGGCTTGGACAACCAAGGACTTGTTGGTCTTCAGCGACAAATTATGAAAG AACAAGATGAGGGCCTTGATAACTTAGAGGAGACAGTCATAAGTACAAAACATATTGCATTGGCGGTCAACGAGGAACTTGACTTGCACACTAGACTTATT GATACCTTGGACCAGCATGTAGATACAACGGACTCTCGCCTGGGG CGAGTGCAGAAGAACCTAGCGATTTTGAACAAGCGGACCAAGGGCGGTTGCACCTGCTTTTGCATGCTTTTATTGGTTATTGGAATTGTGATTCTGATTGTTGTGATTTTGGTGCTGATAAAATACTTGTGA
- the LOC117919179 gene encoding uncharacterized protein LOC117919179 isoform X1: MIQDPTIPNFYCRRDSDHQFSILKGEEEPKKLVYSDYRFSILKGEGRREKGEGCRSCPWLPTQPFQSRWLQHLHLHLTQMRLMSRAYVHPRENVRVCGQACTTPQSQPLSGTPGPQSLKPCLTHLSTPHPKPNSSPRPPPTAAPPSSTTSPPTTPSGSNTRTLGIGSELASCLKTSMPLLAPFLISTVLMMTPPPGLSCLSLLLWTRWSSRSPPASTMISKFPALLSGLAALPLKFILKSLNPQMVPLFPLSAESSNTSDSVVLTANFIFVALDCKTKKAVPVNQLSPETEQEKLHFEEAEARNNLRKRKRGGDRRDFENGDVNRLEALLAEGRIFCDMPALADRESILLRDTCLENSLICQPQQRNIHGRIFGGFLIRRAFELAFSTAYVFAGMVPCFLEVDHVDFLRPVDVGDFLRFKSCVLFTQLENPEQPLINIEVVAHVTRPELRSSEVSNTFYFTFTVRPESKATKNGFRLRNVVPATEAEARRILERMDAESLLLDKDETGQ; this comes from the exons aTGATCCAAGATCCAACCATACCCAACTTCTACTGCAGAAGAGACTCTGATCATCAGTTCTCAATTCTCAAGGGAGAAGAAGAACCAAAGAAACTGGTTTACTCTGATTATCGGTTCTCAATTCTCAAGGGAGAAGGGAGAAGGGAGAAGGGTGAAGGGTGCAGGAGTTGTCCATGGCTTCCAACTCAACCGTTCCAATCCCGGTGGTTGCAACATTTGCATCTCCATTTGACACAGATGAGACTGATGTCCAGAGCCTACGTCCATCCTCGAGAAAACGTCAGAGTCTGTGGCCAGGCATGTACAACTCCCCAGTCACAGCCGCTCTCTGGGACGCCAGGCCCACAATCTTTGAAGCCCTGCTTGACCCACCTTTCCACGCCCCACCCCAAACCCAACTCCTCACCAAGACCCCCTCCCACAGCCGCACCTCCATCCTCTACAACTTCTCCTCCGACCACACCCTCAGGGAGCAATACAAGAACCCTTGGAATAGGGTCAGAATTGGCAAGTTGCTTGAAGACCTCGATGCCCTTGCTGGCACCATTTCTGATAAG CACTGTTCTGATGATGACACCACCACCAGGCCTCTCTTGCTTGTCACTGCTTCTGTGGACAAGATGGTCCTCAAGAAGCCCCCCAGCGTCGACCATGATCTCCAAATTTCCGGCGCTGTTATCTGGGTTGGCCGCTCTTCCATTGAAGTTCATCTTGAAGTCACTCAATCCACAAATG GTGCCTCTTTTTCCACTTTCTGCAGAGAGCTCCAATACTTCAGACTCAGTAGTTCTTACAGCCAACTTCATATTTGTGGCTCTTGACTGTAAGACAAAGAAAGCTGTTCCAGTGAACCAGCTGTCACCAGAAACAGAACAAGAGAAGTTGCATTTTGAAGAAGCAGAAGCAAGGAATAATCtcagaaaaaggaagagaggagGAGACAGAAGAGACTTTGAGAATGGGGATGTGAATAGGCTTGAAGCACTGTTGGCTGAAGGACGCATCTTTTGTGACATGCCAGCCTTGGCAGACAGGGAAAGCATTCTTCTACGGGATACCTGCCTGGAGAACTCCTTGATTTGCCAGCCACAGCAAAGGAACATCCATGGTCGGATCTTTGGAGGGTTTTTAATACGCCGTGCATTTGAATTGGCATTCTCAACAGCTTATGTCTTTGCTGGCATGGTACCTTGCTTTCTAGAAGTCGATCATGTTGACTTCTTAAGGCCT GTTGATGTTGGAGACTTTCTGCGTTTCAAATCCTGTGTTCTTTTCACTCAACTTGAGAACCCCGAACAGCCTCTAATCAACATTGAAGTTGTCGCTCATGTTACAAGGCCGGAGCTCAGGTCTAGTGAG GTGTCCAATACATTCTACTTCACTTTCACTGTCCGCCCAGAGTCTAAGGCCACGAAGAATGGATTTAGACTTCGGAATGTGGTTCCAGCAACAGAAGCGGAAGCACGCCGCATTCTGGAGCGCATGGATGCTGAGAGTTTGTTGCTAGACAAAGATGAAACAGGACAGTAG
- the LOC117919179 gene encoding acyl-coenzyme A thioesterase 9, mitochondrial-like isoform X2 → MASNSTVPIPVVATFASPFDTDETDVQSLRPSSRKRQSLWPGMYNSPVTAALWDARPTIFEALLDPPFHAPPQTQLLTKTPSHSRTSILYNFSSDHTLREQYKNPWNRVRIGKLLEDLDALAGTISDKHCSDDDTTTRPLLLVTASVDKMVLKKPPSVDHDLQISGAVIWVGRSSIEVHLEVTQSTNESSNTSDSVVLTANFIFVALDCKTKKAVPVNQLSPETEQEKLHFEEAEARNNLRKRKRGGDRRDFENGDVNRLEALLAEGRIFCDMPALADRESILLRDTCLENSLICQPQQRNIHGRIFGGFLIRRAFELAFSTAYVFAGMVPCFLEVDHVDFLRPVDVGDFLRFKSCVLFTQLENPEQPLINIEVVAHVTRPELRSSEVSNTFYFTFTVRPESKATKNGFRLRNVVPATEAEARRILERMDAESLLLDKDETGQ, encoded by the exons ATGGCTTCCAACTCAACCGTTCCAATCCCGGTGGTTGCAACATTTGCATCTCCATTTGACACAGATGAGACTGATGTCCAGAGCCTACGTCCATCCTCGAGAAAACGTCAGAGTCTGTGGCCAGGCATGTACAACTCCCCAGTCACAGCCGCTCTCTGGGACGCCAGGCCCACAATCTTTGAAGCCCTGCTTGACCCACCTTTCCACGCCCCACCCCAAACCCAACTCCTCACCAAGACCCCCTCCCACAGCCGCACCTCCATCCTCTACAACTTCTCCTCCGACCACACCCTCAGGGAGCAATACAAGAACCCTTGGAATAGGGTCAGAATTGGCAAGTTGCTTGAAGACCTCGATGCCCTTGCTGGCACCATTTCTGATAAG CACTGTTCTGATGATGACACCACCACCAGGCCTCTCTTGCTTGTCACTGCTTCTGTGGACAAGATGGTCCTCAAGAAGCCCCCCAGCGTCGACCATGATCTCCAAATTTCCGGCGCTGTTATCTGGGTTGGCCGCTCTTCCATTGAAGTTCATCTTGAAGTCACTCAATCCACAAATG AGAGCTCCAATACTTCAGACTCAGTAGTTCTTACAGCCAACTTCATATTTGTGGCTCTTGACTGTAAGACAAAGAAAGCTGTTCCAGTGAACCAGCTGTCACCAGAAACAGAACAAGAGAAGTTGCATTTTGAAGAAGCAGAAGCAAGGAATAATCtcagaaaaaggaagagaggagGAGACAGAAGAGACTTTGAGAATGGGGATGTGAATAGGCTTGAAGCACTGTTGGCTGAAGGACGCATCTTTTGTGACATGCCAGCCTTGGCAGACAGGGAAAGCATTCTTCTACGGGATACCTGCCTGGAGAACTCCTTGATTTGCCAGCCACAGCAAAGGAACATCCATGGTCGGATCTTTGGAGGGTTTTTAATACGCCGTGCATTTGAATTGGCATTCTCAACAGCTTATGTCTTTGCTGGCATGGTACCTTGCTTTCTAGAAGTCGATCATGTTGACTTCTTAAGGCCT GTTGATGTTGGAGACTTTCTGCGTTTCAAATCCTGTGTTCTTTTCACTCAACTTGAGAACCCCGAACAGCCTCTAATCAACATTGAAGTTGTCGCTCATGTTACAAGGCCGGAGCTCAGGTCTAGTGAG GTGTCCAATACATTCTACTTCACTTTCACTGTCCGCCCAGAGTCTAAGGCCACGAAGAATGGATTTAGACTTCGGAATGTGGTTCCAGCAACAGAAGCGGAAGCACGCCGCATTCTGGAGCGCATGGATGCTGAGAGTTTGTTGCTAGACAAAGATGAAACAGGACAGTAG